Proteins from a single region of Eucalyptus grandis chloroplast, complete genome:
- the ndhB gene encoding NADH-plastoquinone oxidoreductase subunit 2: MIWHVQNENLILDSTRIFMKAFHLLLFDGSFIFPECILIFGLILLLMIDSTSDQKDIPWFYFISSTSLVMSITALLFRWREEPMIIFSGNFQTNNFNEIFQFLILLCSTLCIPLSVEYIECTEMAITEFLLFVLTATLGGMFLCGANDLITIFVAPECFSLCSYLLSGYTKKDVRSNEATMKYLLMGGASSSILVHGFSWLYGSSGGEIELQEIVNGLINTQMYNSPGILIALLFITVGIGFKLSLAPSHQWTPDVYEGSPTPVVAFLSVTSKVAASASATRIFDIPFYFSSNEWHLLLEILAILSMILGNLIAITQTSMKRMLAYSSIGQIGYVIIGIIVGDSNGGYASMITYMLFYISMNLGTFACIVLFGLRTGTDNIRDYAGLYTKDPFLALSLALCLLSLGGLPPLAGFFGKLHLFWCGWQAGLYFLVSIGLLTSVISIYYYLKIIKLLMTGRNQEITPHVRNYRRSPLRSNNSIELSMIVCVIASTIPGISMNPIIAIAQDTLF; the protein is encoded by the exons ATGATCTGGCATGTACAGAATGAAAACCTCATTCTCGATTCTACGAGAATTTTTATGAAAGCCTTTCATTTGCTTCTCTTCGATGGAAGTTTTATTTTCCCAGAATGTATCCTAATTTTTGGCCTAATTCTTCTTCTGATGATCGATTCAACCTCTGATCAAAAAGATATACCTTGGTTCTATTTCATCTCTTCAACAAGTTTAGTAATGAGCATAACGGCCCTATTGTTCCGATGGAGAGAAGAACCTATGATTATCTTTTCAGGAAATTTCCAAACGAACAATTTCAACGAAATCTTTCAATTTCTTATTTTACTATGTTCAACTCTATGTATTCCTCTATCCGTAGAGTACATTGAATGTACAGAAATGGCTATCACAGAGTTTCTCTTATTTGTATTAACAGCTACTCTAGGAGGAATGTTTTTATGCGGTGCTAACGATTTAATAACTATCTTTGTAGCTCCAGAATGTTTCAGTTTATGCTCCTACCTATTATCTGGATATACCAAGAAGGATGTACGGTCTAATGAGGCTACTATGAAATATTTACTCATGGGTGGGGCAAGCTCTTCTATTCTGGTTCATGGTTTCTCTTGGCTATATGGTTCATCCGGGGGAGAGATCGAGCTTCAAGAAATAGTGAATGGTCTTATCAATACACAAATGTATAACTCCCCAGGAATTTTAATTGCGCTTCTATTCATCACTGTAGGAATTGGGTTCAAGCTTTCCCTAGCCCCTTCTCATCAATGGACTCCTGACGTATACGAAGGA TCTCCCACTCCAGTCGTTGCTTTTCTTTCTGTTACTTCGAAAGTAGCTGCTTCAGCTTCAGCCACTCGAATTTTCGATATTCCTTTTTATTTCTCATCAAACGAATGGCATCTTCTTCTGGAAATCCTAGCTATTCTTAGCATGATATTGGGGAATCTCATTGCTATTACTCAAACAAGCATGAAACGTATGCTTGCATATTCGTCCATAGGTCAAATCGGATATGTAATTATTGGAATAATTGTTGGAGACTCAAATGGTGGATATGCGAGCATGATAACTTATATGCTGTTCTATATCTCCATGAATCTAGGAACTTTTGCTTGCATTGTATTATTTGGTCTACGTACCGGAACTGATAACATTCGAGATTATGCAGGATTATACACGAAAGATCCTTTTTTGGCTCTCTCTTTAGCCCTATGTCTCTTATCCCTAGGAGGTCTTCCTCCACTAGCAGGTTTTTTCGGAAAACTCCATTTATTCTGGTGTGGATGGCAGGCAGGCCTATACTTCTTGGTTTCAATAGGACTCCTTACGAGCGTTATTTCTATCTACTATTATCTAAAAATAATCAAGTTATTAATGACTGGACGAAACCAAGAAATAACACCTCACGTGCGAAATTATAGAAGATCCCCTTTAAGATCAAACAATTCCATCGAATTGAGTATGATTGTATGTGTGATAGCATCTACTATACCAGGAATATCAATGAACCCGATTATTGCAATTGCTCAGGATACCCTTTTTTAG